In a single window of the Saccharothrix australiensis genome:
- a CDS encoding polyamine ABC transporter substrate-binding protein yields MTDRDLRIARLWDVGSPRVSRRAVLRSTAFFALAATGACGVGEAPSANDAPTSGAKAVNARDEPRLNFYNWTDYIAPDTLSGFQAASGITVTYDNFSTNDEMEAKIASGAAGYDLVVPSDNFLRRFLRSGLLTPLDHDLLPNLANLDRRFTEADYDPGNTYSVPWAWGTTGLAYSKSQLGEVTGFAAYDLAAAQGRSTILDEARDALALGLLRAGHDPNTTEARHLDEAVAVLLELKKKIGQITSDVIEPLTGGQVPLAQSYSGDAFQARDANPDIAYAIPSEGGLSYVDLLCVPKDAPHAVNAHRFIDYVLRPEVGAALANAVRYGSPNAAAKPLIARELLDDPLVYPPAEQLAKLPFTKEFGGEVEARYADAWTRVKTG; encoded by the coding sequence ATGACTGACCGAGACCTCCGGATCGCCCGCCTGTGGGACGTCGGCAGCCCGCGGGTGTCCCGCCGCGCCGTGCTGCGCTCCACGGCGTTCTTCGCGCTGGCCGCGACCGGCGCGTGCGGCGTCGGCGAGGCGCCGAGCGCGAACGACGCGCCCACGTCCGGCGCGAAGGCGGTCAACGCCAGGGACGAGCCCCGGCTGAACTTCTACAACTGGACCGACTACATCGCGCCGGACACGCTGTCGGGCTTCCAGGCCGCGAGCGGCATCACCGTCACCTACGACAACTTCAGCACCAACGACGAGATGGAGGCCAAGATCGCCTCCGGCGCGGCGGGCTACGACCTCGTGGTGCCCAGCGACAACTTCCTGCGCCGGTTCCTGCGGTCGGGCCTGCTGACGCCGCTGGACCACGACCTGCTGCCGAACCTGGCGAACCTGGACCGGCGGTTCACCGAGGCCGACTACGACCCCGGCAACACCTACTCGGTGCCGTGGGCGTGGGGCACGACGGGCCTCGCGTACTCGAAGTCGCAGCTCGGCGAGGTGACCGGGTTCGCGGCCTACGACCTGGCCGCCGCGCAGGGCCGCAGCACGATCCTGGACGAGGCGCGGGACGCGCTGGCGCTCGGGCTGCTCAGGGCGGGCCACGACCCGAACACCACCGAGGCCCGGCACCTCGACGAGGCGGTGGCGGTGCTGCTGGAGCTGAAGAAGAAGATCGGGCAGATCACCTCCGACGTCATCGAGCCGCTGACCGGCGGCCAGGTGCCGCTGGCGCAGTCCTACTCCGGCGACGCGTTCCAGGCGCGGGACGCGAACCCGGACATCGCCTACGCCATCCCGAGCGAGGGCGGCCTGTCCTACGTGGACCTGCTGTGCGTGCCGAAGGACGCGCCGCACGCGGTGAACGCGCACCGGTTCATCGACTACGTCCTGCGCCCCGAGGTGGGCGCGGCGCTGGCGAACGCCGTCCGGTACGGCAGCCCCAACGCCGCCGCCAAGCCGCTGATCGCCCGCGAGCTGCTGGACGACCCGCTGGTGTACCCGCCGGCGGAGCAGCTGGCGAAGCTGCCGTTCACCAAGGAGTTCGGCGGCGAGGTCGAGGCCCGCTACGCCGACGCGTGGACGAGGGTCAAGACCGGCTGA
- a CDS encoding ABC transporter permease, with translation MFPTRRRWLVATGLLLPTGLWLGVFLLAPLALVVQFSFATRDTGVARAVLPWTTRAYLTALDPAFLPIFGRTLAYAGATTALCLLLGFPLAWFIARHGGRYRTALLAAVLVPFWSSYLARIYAWKALLDGEGLVNRLLGLVGLDRDGGFLLTDGAVVVGLTYGFLPFMVLPLYVACERFDHRQVEASYDLGHGRVSTFARVVLPGVLPGVLAGSLLVLVPAAGDFVTPRLLGGVDQATFGSVIDDQFRGGNNWPLGSAMAVLLLVLVAVVLVARGRRGEDVL, from the coding sequence GTGTTCCCGACCCGGCGCAGGTGGCTCGTCGCCACCGGTCTGCTCCTGCCCACCGGCCTCTGGCTGGGGGTTTTCCTCCTCGCGCCGCTGGCCCTGGTGGTGCAGTTCAGCTTCGCGACGCGGGACACGGGCGTCGCGCGCGCCGTGCTGCCGTGGACCACCCGCGCCTACCTGACCGCGCTGGACCCGGCGTTCCTGCCCATCTTCGGCCGGACCCTGGCCTACGCGGGCGCGACGACCGCGCTGTGCCTGCTGCTGGGCTTCCCGCTCGCCTGGTTCATCGCGCGGCACGGCGGCCGGTACCGGACGGCGCTGCTGGCCGCCGTGCTGGTGCCGTTCTGGTCCAGCTACCTCGCCCGCATCTACGCGTGGAAGGCGCTGCTGGACGGCGAGGGGCTGGTCAACCGGCTGCTCGGCCTCGTCGGGCTGGACCGGGACGGCGGGTTCCTGCTGACCGACGGCGCGGTCGTCGTCGGCCTGACCTACGGGTTCCTGCCGTTCATGGTGCTGCCGCTGTACGTCGCCTGCGAGCGGTTCGACCACCGGCAGGTGGAGGCGTCCTACGACCTCGGGCACGGGCGGGTGTCGACGTTCGCGCGCGTCGTGCTGCCCGGCGTCCTGCCCGGCGTGCTCGCCGGGTCGCTGCTGGTGCTGGTGCCCGCGGCGGGCGACTTCGTGACGCCCCGGCTGCTGGGCGGGGTGGACCAGGCGACGTTCGGCAGCGTGATCGACGACCAGTTCCGGGGCGGCAACAACTGGCCGCTCGGCTCGGCGATGGCCGTGCTGCTGCTGGTGCTCGTCGCGGTGGTGCTGGTGGCGCGCGGACGCCGCGGGGAGGACGTGCTGTGA
- a CDS encoding beta-class carbonic anhydrase: MSVTDELLANNDAYAGQFSGPLPLPPSKQLAIVACMDARLDVYRVLGLNEGEAHVIRNAGGVITEDEIRSLAISQRLLGTREIILIHHTDCGMLTFTDDDFKRSIQDEVGVKPPWAAEAFKDVDEDVRQSVARIRNSPYIPVKDSIRGFVFDVATGKLSEVQVEAD, encoded by the coding sequence ATGTCCGTCACGGACGAACTCCTCGCCAACAACGACGCGTACGCCGGGCAGTTCAGCGGACCGCTGCCGCTGCCCCCGTCCAAGCAGCTCGCGATCGTCGCCTGCATGGACGCCCGCCTGGACGTCTACCGCGTGCTCGGCCTCAACGAGGGCGAGGCGCACGTCATCCGCAACGCGGGCGGTGTGATCACCGAGGACGAGATCCGGTCGCTCGCGATCAGCCAGCGCCTGCTCGGCACCAGGGAGATCATCCTCATCCACCACACCGACTGCGGGATGCTCACCTTCACCGACGACGACTTCAAGCGGTCGATCCAGGACGAGGTGGGCGTGAAGCCGCCGTGGGCGGCGGAGGCGTTCAAGGACGTGGACGAGGACGTGCGCCAGTCCGTCGCCCGCATCCGCAACAGCCCGTACATCCCGGTGAAGGACTCGATCCGCGGCTTCGTGTTCGACGTGGCGACCGGGAAGCTGTCCGAGGTGCAGGTCGAGGCGGACTGA
- a CDS encoding GlsB/YeaQ/YmgE family stress response membrane protein — protein MGILGWIVLGLIAGAIAKAIMPGRDPGGIIITMLLGIVGAIVGGFVGKAIFGTDINTFFSLSTWLLAILGSLIVLGIYRLVTGNRARA, from the coding sequence GTGGGCATCTTGGGTTGGATCGTCCTCGGCCTCATCGCAGGCGCCATCGCCAAGGCCATCATGCCTGGTCGCGACCCCGGCGGCATCATCATCACCATGCTGCTCGGCATCGTCGGCGCCATCGTCGGAGGGTTCGTGGGCAAGGCCATCTTCGGCACCGACATCAACACGTTCTTCAGCCTGAGCACGTGGTTGCTGGCCATCCTCGGCTCGCTCATCGTGCTGGGCATCTACCGCCTGGTAACGGGCAACCGAGCCCGCGCCTGA
- the dxr gene encoding 1-deoxy-D-xylulose-5-phosphate reductoisomerase, with the protein MSTSRTVLVLGSTGSVGTQALDVIAANRDRFSVVGLAAGGADPRALAAQAVEFGVEAVAVARATAVEDVTLALYAEAQRRGYAQGSFKLPRILAGPAAMADLVDSTPADVVLNGITGSIGLEPTLRALASGATLALANKESLIAGGPLVLKAAAPGQLVPVDSEHSALAQCLRGGRREEVDRLVLTASGGPFRGRGRAELAGVTAADALAHPTWSMGPVITVNSATLVNKGLELIEAHLLFDVPYDRIDVVVHPQSVVHSMVSFTDGSTLAQASPPDMKLPIALALGWPDRVPGAAAPCTFGSPTAWTFEPLDDEVFPAVRLARQAGSGGGCLPAVYNAANEEAVAVFLAGGTSFTSIVDTVDRVLAAADGWAHEPSDVAEVLAAEEWARARARELVATSVGSGRD; encoded by the coding sequence ATGAGCACCTCACGCACGGTCCTGGTCCTGGGGTCCACCGGCTCGGTCGGCACCCAGGCCCTCGACGTCATCGCCGCCAACCGGGACCGCTTCTCCGTCGTCGGGCTGGCCGCGGGCGGCGCCGATCCGCGGGCGCTGGCCGCCCAGGCCGTCGAGTTCGGGGTCGAGGCGGTCGCCGTCGCCAGGGCCACGGCCGTCGAGGACGTGACGCTCGCGCTGTACGCCGAGGCGCAGCGCCGCGGCTACGCGCAGGGCTCGTTCAAGCTGCCGCGCATCCTCGCCGGACCTGCGGCGATGGCCGACCTGGTCGACTCGACGCCCGCCGACGTCGTGCTCAACGGCATCACCGGCTCGATCGGGCTGGAGCCGACGCTGCGCGCCCTCGCCTCCGGCGCGACGCTGGCGCTGGCCAACAAGGAGTCGCTGATCGCGGGCGGGCCCCTGGTGCTCAAGGCCGCCGCGCCCGGTCAGCTCGTGCCGGTCGACTCCGAGCACTCGGCGCTCGCGCAGTGCCTGCGCGGCGGTCGGCGCGAGGAGGTCGACCGGCTGGTCCTCACGGCGTCCGGCGGGCCGTTCCGCGGTCGCGGGCGGGCCGAGCTGGCCGGTGTGACCGCCGCCGACGCCCTGGCCCACCCGACCTGGTCGATGGGGCCCGTCATCACCGTCAACTCGGCCACCCTGGTGAACAAGGGGCTGGAGCTGATCGAGGCCCACCTGCTGTTCGACGTCCCGTACGACCGCATCGACGTGGTGGTCCACCCGCAGTCGGTGGTCCACTCGATGGTCTCCTTCACCGACGGCTCGACGCTCGCCCAGGCCAGCCCGCCGGACATGAAGCTGCCCATCGCGCTGGCCCTGGGCTGGCCCGACCGCGTCCCCGGCGCCGCCGCCCCGTGTACCTTCGGGTCACCGACCGCCTGGACCTTCGAGCCGCTGGACGACGAGGTGTTCCCGGCGGTCCGGCTGGCCAGGCAGGCGGGCTCCGGCGGGGGCTGCCTGCCCGCCGTCTACAACGCCGCCAACGAGGAAGCCGTCGCCGTCTTCCTCGCGGGCGGCACGTCGTTCACGTCCATCGTGGACACGGTGGACCGGGTGCTGGCGGCGGCGGACGGCTGGGCGCACGAGCCCTCCGACGTCGCCGAGGTGCTCGCCGCCGAGGAATGGGCCCGGGCGCGGGCGCGGGAACTCGTGGCCACTTCGGTGGGGTCGGGAAGGGACTGA
- a CDS encoding sensor histidine kinase, whose product MTSVVQRLRPEGAGLRAAPVAFLRDRARRLREVTPWRVGRELLAIAVIVVLDVYPGWLVGDARVPPASYAALGGVYVGVYLLRLAFPALALLLAIWVVFAAEHGGIAPIIMLSYAAGYRIVPWQRSVATAAFGLALYLIVADASTPGLEKPFGSWVILTVYGMVVALPFLVGRYTAQRNALVAALQDREETLTRERRMVSRQVRLRERNRIAQDMHDSLGHRLSLISVHAGALALDTGLGDRQREAVQVLRSAALTAMEELRGVIGVLRRDEPEEDQVRRTVDAIDELVEGARRAGVRVSLVRGGQPRPLPAKVSHAAYRIAQEGLTNASKHAPGASVQVTVKYEPDALVVEVRNNPARVKPADGSGFGLIGLGERVRLAGGMLHVGELPSGGFRIAAVLPYEDTAAADDEPSDEAPAEQVKPSGIRKWAGVGSILLAGVVVVVVVGGYTWLGSQPISRFVTAETYDSVQVGDAESAVLAKLPEGAPPPIGELRSDAPPEPPGARCDYLVADEQRYSERSTRIVRFCFAGGKLVEKATHQQGRER is encoded by the coding sequence GTGACCTCTGTTGTGCAGCGCCTGCGGCCGGAGGGCGCCGGGCTCCGGGCGGCCCCGGTGGCGTTCCTGCGCGACCGCGCCCGCCGCCTCCGCGAGGTCACCCCGTGGCGGGTCGGCCGCGAGCTGCTCGCGATCGCCGTCATCGTCGTGCTCGACGTGTACCCCGGCTGGCTCGTCGGCGACGCCCGCGTCCCACCGGCGTCCTACGCCGCGCTCGGCGGGGTCTACGTCGGGGTGTACCTCCTGCGGCTGGCGTTCCCGGCGCTGGCGCTGCTGCTGGCCATCTGGGTCGTGTTCGCCGCCGAGCACGGCGGGATCGCGCCGATCATCATGCTGTCCTACGCCGCGGGCTACCGGATCGTGCCGTGGCAGCGATCGGTGGCCACCGCCGCGTTCGGGCTCGCCCTGTACCTGATCGTGGCGGACGCGTCGACGCCGGGGCTGGAGAAGCCCTTCGGGTCGTGGGTGATCCTCACCGTCTACGGCATGGTCGTCGCGCTGCCGTTCCTCGTCGGCCGCTACACCGCGCAGCGCAACGCCCTGGTCGCCGCGTTGCAGGACCGCGAGGAGACGCTGACCCGCGAACGCCGGATGGTGTCCCGCCAGGTGCGGCTGCGCGAGCGCAACCGGATCGCCCAGGACATGCACGACAGCCTCGGCCACCGGCTCAGCCTCATCTCCGTGCACGCGGGCGCGCTCGCCCTCGACACCGGGCTCGGCGACCGGCAGCGCGAGGCCGTGCAGGTGCTGCGCAGCGCCGCCCTCACCGCGATGGAGGAGCTGCGCGGGGTGATCGGCGTGCTGCGGCGCGACGAGCCCGAGGAGGACCAGGTCCGGCGGACCGTCGACGCCATCGACGAGCTGGTGGAGGGCGCGCGGCGGGCGGGTGTCCGGGTGAGCCTCGTGCGCGGCGGCCAGCCGCGCCCGCTGCCCGCGAAGGTCAGCCACGCGGCGTACCGGATCGCGCAGGAGGGCCTGACCAACGCCAGCAAGCACGCGCCCGGCGCGAGCGTCCAGGTGACGGTCAAGTACGAGCCGGACGCGCTGGTCGTCGAGGTGCGCAACAACCCGGCCCGCGTCAAGCCCGCCGACGGGAGCGGGTTCGGCCTGATCGGCCTCGGCGAGCGGGTGCGGCTCGCGGGCGGGATGCTGCACGTCGGCGAACTGCCGTCCGGCGGCTTCCGGATCGCCGCCGTGCTCCCGTACGAGGACACCGCCGCAGCGGACGACGAGCCGTCCGACGAGGCGCCCGCGGAGCAGGTGAAGCCGAGCGGCATCCGCAAGTGGGCCGGCGTCGGCTCGATCCTGCTCGCCGGGGTGGTCGTCGTGGTCGTCGTCGGCGGCTACACCTGGCTCGGCAGCCAGCCCATCTCGCGGTTCGTCACCGCGGAGACCTACGACTCCGTCCAGGTCGGCGACGCGGAGTCGGCGGTGCTGGCGAAACTGCCCGAGGGCGCGCCGCCGCCGATCGGCGAGCTGCGGTCCGACGCGCCGCCCGAGCCGCCGGGCGCCCGGTGCGACTACCTGGTCGCGGACGAGCAGCGGTACTCCGAGCGGTCGACCAGGATCGTGCGATTCTGCTTCGCCGGCGGGAAGCTCGTCGAGAAGGCCACCCACCAGCAAGGACGTGAACGTTGA
- a CDS encoding ABC transporter ATP-binding protein, producing the protein MTELPGFHPAEEPTPDTYAPVEVGLHGVTKRFSDQTAVDDITLRVHEGEFFSVLGPSGCGKTTLLRMIAGFERPDAGRIELDGVDMVGVPPYRRDVNTVFQSYALFPHMSVWDNVAYGVKRKGVRGDAVKKTVGEHLDLVRLGPFARRRPAQLSGGQQQRVAIARALAAGPRLLLLDEPLGALDAVLRKELQIELMRIQREVGTTFLYVTHDQEEALVLSHRIAVMNAGRLEQVGYPEDVYERPATRFVAGFIGTSNILDAKVSGVDGRWVELDAPGVTRLRAPLNGHARHGRRVAATVRPEKVHLYDQSGDPPPGWCVFNGTVRDVVYTGVSTQFVVDIPGGGELVAFVQNTRRIDDAGAPGQPVRLAWNPDFTVLLENADD; encoded by the coding sequence TTGACCGAGCTGCCCGGCTTCCACCCGGCCGAGGAACCCACCCCGGACACCTACGCACCCGTCGAGGTCGGTCTCCACGGGGTGACCAAGCGGTTCTCCGACCAGACCGCGGTGGACGACATCACCCTGCGCGTCCACGAGGGCGAGTTCTTCTCCGTCCTCGGGCCGTCCGGCTGCGGCAAGACGACCCTGCTGCGCATGATCGCCGGGTTCGAGCGCCCGGACGCCGGCCGGATCGAGCTGGACGGCGTCGACATGGTCGGCGTGCCGCCCTACCGGCGCGACGTGAACACGGTCTTCCAGTCCTACGCGCTGTTCCCGCACATGTCGGTGTGGGACAACGTGGCCTACGGCGTGAAGCGCAAGGGCGTCCGGGGCGACGCGGTGAAGAAGACCGTCGGCGAGCACCTGGATCTGGTGCGGCTGGGCCCGTTCGCCCGCCGCCGGCCCGCCCAGCTGTCCGGCGGCCAGCAGCAGCGGGTGGCGATCGCCCGCGCGCTGGCGGCCGGGCCGCGGCTGCTGCTGCTGGACGAGCCGTTGGGCGCGCTCGACGCCGTGCTGCGCAAGGAACTCCAGATCGAGCTGATGCGCATCCAGCGCGAGGTCGGCACGACGTTCCTGTACGTGACGCACGACCAGGAGGAAGCCCTGGTCCTGTCCCACCGGATCGCCGTGATGAACGCCGGGCGGCTGGAGCAGGTCGGCTACCCGGAGGACGTCTACGAGCGGCCCGCGACGCGGTTCGTGGCGGGGTTCATCGGCACGTCCAACATCCTCGACGCCAAGGTGTCCGGTGTGGACGGTCGCTGGGTCGAGCTGGACGCGCCGGGCGTGACGCGGCTGCGCGCGCCGCTCAACGGCCACGCCCGCCACGGCCGGCGCGTCGCGGCGACCGTCCGCCCCGAGAAGGTGCACTTGTACGACCAGTCGGGTGATCCGCCGCCGGGGTGGTGCGTGTTCAACGGCACCGTGCGCGACGTCGTGTACACCGGGGTGTCGACGCAGTTCGTGGTCGACATCCCCGGCGGGGGCGAGCTGGTCGCGTTCGTGCAGAACACCCGCCGCATCGACGACGCGGGCGCGCCCGGCCAGCCGGTGCGCCTGGCCTGGAACCCCGACTTCACCGTGCTGTTGGAGAACGCGGATGACTGA
- a CDS encoding DUF2631 domain-containing protein — MSSSSELDKRPAVDTHEEPSAEWGWHGTFPKGIRIAGWLSVLATFSLLIGNHHGRTENIWVIAFGAGMALLLIWEQVRSRTSWRR, encoded by the coding sequence GTGTCTTCGTCCTCGGAACTGGACAAGCGTCCGGCGGTCGACACCCACGAGGAGCCGTCGGCCGAGTGGGGCTGGCACGGCACCTTCCCGAAGGGCATCCGGATCGCGGGCTGGCTGTCCGTGCTGGCGACGTTCTCCCTGCTGATCGGCAACCACCACGGCCGCACCGAGAACATCTGGGTCATCGCGTTCGGCGCCGGCATGGCGCTGCTGCTGATCTGGGAGCAGGTGCGCAGCCGCACCTCCTGGCGCCGCTAG
- a CDS encoding response regulator — translation MIRVLIADDEPLMRAGIMAILGTADDIELVGEAGDGREAVRIALERRVDVAVLDIRMPRLDGLGAARELRSVAPSVRVVMLTTFGEDDNIVRALSDGAAGFLLKDSAPEELLRAVRAVHSGEAYLSPMVTSRVVGMVAQVGQPRRQEARRQVEGLTEREVEVLALLGLGMSNADVGQRLHMSEATVKTYVSRLLAKLGLTNRVQAALLARDAGLAG, via the coding sequence TTGATCCGGGTCCTGATCGCCGACGACGAGCCGTTGATGCGCGCGGGCATCATGGCCATCCTCGGCACCGCCGACGACATCGAACTCGTGGGCGAGGCGGGTGACGGGCGCGAAGCCGTGCGCATCGCCCTCGAACGGCGGGTCGACGTCGCCGTGCTCGACATCCGGATGCCGAGGCTGGACGGCCTCGGCGCGGCGCGCGAGCTGCGGTCCGTCGCGCCCTCGGTGCGGGTCGTGATGCTGACCACGTTCGGCGAGGACGACAACATCGTGCGGGCGCTGTCCGACGGCGCGGCGGGGTTCCTGCTGAAGGACTCGGCCCCGGAGGAGCTGCTGCGCGCGGTGCGGGCCGTCCATTCGGGTGAGGCGTACCTGTCGCCGATGGTGACCAGCCGCGTGGTGGGGATGGTCGCCCAGGTGGGGCAACCACGCCGCCAGGAGGCGCGACGGCAGGTCGAGGGGTTGACGGAGCGTGAGGTGGAGGTGCTCGCCCTGCTGGGGTTGGGCATGTCCAACGCCGATGTCGGCCAACGACTCCACATGAGCGAGGCGACCGTGAAGACCTACGTCAGCCGGTTGCTGGCGAAACTCGGCCTCACGAACCGCGTGCAGGCGGCGCTGCTGGCGCGGGACGCGGGATTGGCGGGGTGA
- a CDS encoding ABC transporter permease, with product MNRRPWLLGGVAGLVLCFLYAPIAWLAAVSFNDSRSLSRITGLSTRWYAELFADDRVLESLGLTLRLAAASAAVSTVIGTLAAFGLRRAFPGRGLWTLLLSLPLVVPEVVLGVALLGFCVKLAGVPLGFGALLAAHVAFSLSFVVVVVRSRVAGLDHRLEEAAADLGASPLVAFRTVTMPLVAPAVAAGAAFAFLLSFDDVVTSSYLTGVGSTTLPVFVYAQASKRGVSPEIVALSTLMVAASAALLVAGVLLAGRRARASTFVEPNRDE from the coding sequence GTGAACCGCCGACCGTGGCTGCTCGGCGGCGTCGCCGGGCTGGTGCTCTGCTTCCTCTACGCCCCGATCGCGTGGCTCGCGGCCGTGTCGTTCAACGACTCCCGCTCGCTGAGCCGGATCACCGGCCTGTCGACCCGGTGGTACGCCGAGCTGTTCGCCGACGACCGGGTCCTGGAGTCGCTGGGGCTGACGCTGCGGCTCGCGGCGGCCAGCGCCGCGGTCTCCACGGTGATCGGCACGCTGGCGGCGTTCGGGCTGCGGCGGGCGTTCCCCGGCCGCGGCCTGTGGACGCTGCTGCTGAGCCTGCCGCTGGTCGTGCCCGAGGTCGTGCTGGGCGTGGCGCTGCTCGGGTTCTGCGTCAAGCTCGCCGGCGTGCCCCTCGGGTTCGGCGCGCTGCTGGCCGCGCACGTCGCGTTCTCGCTGAGCTTCGTGGTGGTCGTGGTGCGGTCGCGGGTCGCGGGCCTGGACCACCGGCTGGAGGAGGCCGCCGCCGACCTCGGCGCGAGCCCGCTCGTGGCGTTCCGGACCGTCACCATGCCGCTGGTCGCCCCGGCCGTGGCGGCGGGCGCGGCGTTCGCGTTCCTGCTGTCGTTCGACGACGTGGTGACGTCCAGCTACCTCACCGGCGTCGGGTCCACCACGCTGCCCGTGTTCGTCTACGCGCAGGCGAGCAAGCGCGGCGTGTCGCCGGAGATCGTCGCCCTGTCCACGCTGATGGTCGCGGCCAGCGCCGCGCTGCTCGTCGCCGGTGTCCTGCTGGCCGGCCGACGGGCCCGCGCGTCAACTTTCGTCGAGCCGAACCGCGACGAATGA